In Nocardioides sp. JS614, the sequence GCGTGGACACGCCGTAGAAGGGCGCGCGCCAGGACTGCTCGCCGAGCAGGCCGCCGACCAGCGGGCCGGAGGCGATGCCCAGGCCGAGGGCGGCCTCGAACAGGATGACGGCCTGCGCGACCGAGCCCTTCGACGACTGCACGATCGTCGCCAGCGCGGTCGCGACGAAGAGCGCGTTGCCGAGACCCCACCCGGCCCGGAAGCCGATCACGGCGCCGACGGAGCCCGACGAGCCGGCCAGTGCGGCGAACACGACGATGAGCACCAGCCCCGAGAGCAGGGTCCGCTTCGCGCCGATCCGGCTCGAGACCACGCCCGTCACGAGCATCGCGACGCCCATCACCGCCATGTAGCTGCTGAACAGCAGCGACACCTGGCTGCCGGTCGCGCCGAGGTCGGCCGCGATCTCCTTGAGGATCGGGTCGACCAGCCCGATGCCCATGAAGCCGATGACGCAGGCGAAGGCGACGGCCCAGACGGCGCGGGGCTGCTTGAGGAACGAGCTCACGAGGGGTTTCCCTTCTCGAGGACACCGCGCAGCACGGCGACCGCCGTGGCCAGGTCCTCGGTGGTCAGAGCGGGGTGGTCGGCGACGAGCGCGGCGATGCGTTCGCCGTGGCGACGGCGTACGACGGCGAGCTCGGCGCGACCTGCGTCGGTGAGCGCCACGACGGTGCCACGCGCGTCCTCGGGGTTCGGCGCCTTGGTGACCCACCCGCGCTCGACGAGCTGGGTGACCAGGGCCGACATGGTCGGCTGCGAGCAGCGGTCGGCCGCGGCCAGGTGGGTGACGCCGAGCGGTCCGTGCTCGTCGAGCAACGAGATCACCCGGGTGCCGGCGGGGAGCTCGAGCTCCCGGCGTACGGCGCGGACGAGGCGGGCGGCATGCACGACCAGGTCGCTGGCGAGGTCGCGGGTCAGGTCGCTCCCGTGCGCGGAGCCGTCGGCGTCGGCGTCGGTCTGATCGGCGGGTGGCACGTCCAGCGACAGTACATAGGAATCCTATGTACTTCCACGTGACGTGGACCACCCGGCATCATGCGGTGGGTGGCCACCTACATCGGCTTCCTGCGCGCGATCAACCTCGGGGCGAAGCGGAAGTTCCCCCAGGACGCGATCCGGGCGGCGGTCGAGGCGGCCGGGGGGACCGACGTCGAGACCTACCTCAACACCGGCAACGTCCGCTTCGACACCCGGCTGCGCTCGCGTGCCCGGATCGAGCGGACGCTGGAGGACGCGTTCGAGGCCGACCGCGGGTTCGCGGTGCCGACGATCGTGTTCACGCCGACGCAGCTGCGCGAGATCGCGGACCGGGCGGCGAGCTTCGGGCACGGGGGCCGGCACTACGTCTCGCTGCTGAAGGAGTCGCCCTCCGCAGCGGCCGTCGCGGAGGTCGAGGCGCTGGCGAGTGCCGAGGAGGTCGCGCGCGTCTCCGGACGCGCCGTGCACCTCCTGCTGGGCGCGAACTACCACCAGGCGCGGCTCACCAACGCGGTGATCGAGCGGCACCTCGGCGTCGCCACGAATCGAAACCTGACGGTCATCGAGGCGTTGGCCGACAAATGGGCTCGCTGATGCCCCGGGAGTGATAGGACATTTCTTGTTCCTATCGATTCCAGGAGGAAGTTGTGTCCCAAGTCATGCCCTCACGCCGCGCCGTGCTCGCGGGCGGCGTCACCGGGGGAGCGGCCCTTGCCGCGTCCGGGTATGTCACGCCGTCGTACGCCTCGGAGGTGGACTCCCGCATCGGCAGAAGAGGGGTCCGGCTGACCGTGCTCGGCACCACCGACCTGCACGGCAACGTCTACAACTGGGACTACTTCAAGAACAAGGAGTTCGACAACTCCGCCCACGACGACATCGGCATCGCCAAGGTCACGACCCTGGTCAAGGCGATGCGCGAGGAGCGCCGCGGCGAGCCGATCCTCACGCTGGACGCCGGCGACACCATCCAGGGCACGCCGCTGGCCTACTACTACGCCCGGATCGCGCCGATCACGGCCGGTGGCATCCACCCGATGGCCAACGCCATGAACCTGGTCGGCTACGACGCCGCCGCCCTCGGCAACCACGAGTTCAACTACGGGCTGGACACGCTGCGGACCTTCGAGGACCAGCTGAACTTCCCGCTGCTCGGGGCGAACGCCGTCGACCCCGCGACCGGGCTGCCGGCGTTCGCGCCGTACCTGATCAAGACCTTCCGCGTCGGCCGCGGCCGCAAGCTCCGCGTCGGTGTGCTCGGTCTCACCAACCCCGGCATCGCGATCTGGGACAAGGCCAACGTCGAGGGGAAGATGGAGTTCCCCGGCCTGGTCGAGCAGGCCAAGAAGTTCGTGCCGA encodes:
- a CDS encoding DUF1697 domain-containing protein; protein product: MRWVATYIGFLRAINLGAKRKFPQDAIRAAVEAAGGTDVETYLNTGNVRFDTRLRSRARIERTLEDAFEADRGFAVPTIVFTPTQLREIADRAASFGHGGRHYVSLLKESPSAAAVAEVEALASAEEVARVSGRAVHLLLGANYHQARLTNAVIERHLGVATNRNLTVIEALADKWAR
- a CDS encoding MarR family winged helix-turn-helix transcriptional regulator, whose product is MPPADQTDADADGSAHGSDLTRDLASDLVVHAARLVRAVRRELELPAGTRVISLLDEHGPLGVTHLAAADRCSQPTMSALVTQLVERGWVTKAPNPEDARGTVVALTDAGRAELAVVRRRHGERIAALVADHPALTTEDLATAVAVLRGVLEKGNPS